The Candidatus Uhrbacteria bacterium genome has a segment encoding these proteins:
- a CDS encoding class I SAM-dependent methyltransferase: MRSIRGRVRKPIQNPKSSWESVAGWYSGYMGKEGGDFQRDLIFPGAMRLLTPKKDGRYLDLACGQGAFSKLLAPKAAMVDGLDASPTLILQAKKNAPKNIRFAVDDATNFAHQFQPSSLDGIVCNLAIQNIDPLGPVFSDASRVLKPNGVLILTMNHPAFRQPRQSGWGWDEERKLQYRRVDKYMSDYEMPIIAHPGSAPDVKTYSYHRPLSMYVTELAKHGFVVDALEEWVSNKTSDSGPKAKAENVARKEIPLFLGLRARKIN; this comes from the coding sequence ATGCGATCTATCCGCGGACGCGTCCGCAAACCAATCCAAAACCCCAAATCAAGCTGGGAGTCCGTCGCCGGCTGGTATTCCGGCTACATGGGCAAAGAAGGCGGCGACTTCCAACGCGACCTAATCTTCCCGGGTGCCATGCGTTTGCTCACCCCAAAAAAAGACGGCCGCTACTTGGACCTCGCTTGCGGACAAGGCGCCTTCAGCAAACTCCTTGCACCCAAAGCCGCGATGGTCGATGGACTCGACGCCTCCCCGACCTTGATTCTCCAGGCCAAAAAGAACGCGCCTAAAAATATCCGCTTTGCTGTCGACGACGCCACAAACTTTGCTCATCAATTCCAGCCATCATCGCTTGATGGCATTGTCTGTAATCTCGCCATTCAAAATATCGATCCGCTCGGTCCTGTCTTTTCTGATGCGAGCCGCGTTCTTAAACCCAACGGCGTACTCATCCTTACAATGAATCACCCGGCATTCCGCCAACCGCGACAAAGCGGCTGGGGCTGGGATGAAGAGCGTAAACTCCAATATCGCCGTGTCGATAAATACATGAGCGACTACGAAATGCCGATCATCGCGCACCCGGGTTCCGCTCCGGACGTCAAAACCTACTCTTATCACCGTCCGCTCTCGATGTACGTCACCGAACTCGCCAAACACGGCTTTGTCGTCGATGCGCTCGAAGAATGGGTCTCCAACAAAACCAGCGACTCCGGTCCAAAAGCAAAAGCAGAAAATGTCGCACGTAAAGAAATCCCGCTGTTCCTCGGATTACGCGCTCGCAAAATAAACTAA
- a CDS encoding methyltransferase domain-containing protein: MHHSGNELINPFKALERAGLRKGSHIADLGCGALGHFVFPAAQMTGGEGRVYAVDIDKAALKAVERAARHDQYWNVIPVWSDIDVVHAARIQSGTIDLTILANNLYLSANRSGMVEEALRLTKPGGRILVIEWKPIRTTIGPPVENRMSAEEAKRYFAVDELDLIDEYDAGDSHFALVYAKHEPMRETEVVSTHIPEEMEAAEE; the protein is encoded by the coding sequence ATGCATCATAGCGGTAATGAGCTGATTAATCCGTTCAAAGCCTTAGAACGCGCCGGTTTGCGCAAAGGCTCGCATATTGCTGATCTTGGTTGCGGAGCTCTTGGTCATTTTGTGTTTCCGGCAGCGCAGATGACAGGCGGTGAAGGGCGCGTGTATGCGGTTGATATCGATAAAGCAGCTTTGAAAGCGGTAGAGCGTGCAGCAAGACATGATCAGTATTGGAATGTGATTCCAGTTTGGTCGGATATTGACGTGGTTCATGCGGCGCGTATTCAAAGCGGTACCATCGACTTGACGATACTGGCTAATAACCTCTACCTTTCCGCCAACCGATCAGGCATGGTTGAGGAGGCTTTGCGCCTTACCAAGCCCGGCGGACGCATCTTGGTGATCGAGTGGAAGCCCATTCGGACAACGATTGGCCCACCGGTTGAAAATCGTATGTCGGCAGAGGAAGCCAAACGCTACTTTGCGGTAGACGAGCTCGACTTGATCGATGAATATGATGCGGGAGATTCCCATTTTGCGCTTGTTTATGCCAAGCATGAGCCGATGCGTGAAACGGAAGTCGTCTCGACACATATTCCCGAAGAGATGGAAGCAGCTGAAGAATAA